The Papaver somniferum cultivar HN1 chromosome 6, ASM357369v1, whole genome shotgun sequence genome segment atgtacttcctttaaacttatGTAatgaaacatagtttcctaggatgaaatcacacctatatcaaatacacaatcaagtaacaaatTACttaaattatgtcgatgtcgcatttccgaagttcaaaagataaacgttatatttCGTAATTCAGTATACTTCATTGAAACTTTAATCATACTAATATGAACAAGTCTAATACTATAGTATCATATACATAACCTTGCATGttatgaacgacttgaaagaaacgaatggaaacaagtcaagttagtatcactaacctcaagtggaaagatgatgtcttcattgtagtcgatacgtaTTCACGTTCTTCagttcttcagagtaatacttgtgtgTCTCAACACtcatagactttctagtctaacctaaatgaagttgactctagtaatttaatCACGTGACCCTAATTGAGTTTTAATACTAaaatttgacaaccaaacttggcataccaacgcttggtgggttcaactgagcaatgctctaacaaagaataTCCTTTATCTCCTTATCTATTCATAATTTGTGTAAAAATATTTTTAGATATATTCTCTCTCTTTAAAGGAAAAACCATGGGGTTAAGCTAACTCCACCATGCTTTCCTATctctcatctttttctttttttcttgattGTCTGCCTATTGTGAAAGCATACCTTGTAGAATGTAAAAACTTACTTATAGCTATTGAAACTTTCAGTAAAGCATCTGGACAACTAATTAACTTTGATAAGTCTGGTTTGTTTTTCAGTAAAAAATGCGTCATAAACACTAGAGGATGATTTCCAAACTTCttaaaatcaaacagattaaccTAAAGGAATCGTACTTAGGAGAGCCACTTTTCATAGATAGATCCAAAATAAAAGTTTTTGATTCCACTATGAGGAAAATGGAACTAAAAGCCAAGGTTGTAAGAGAAAACTTCTCTCTCAGCCCAGAAAATTGGTTTTAAATAAGTATGTCCTGGATAGCTTACCGACATTCCAATTGGGATGATTTATcattccaaaaaataaataacccACAAAATAAATGTCTCACAAAGGGACTTATGGTGGGGGAAATGAGTCTAGTGCTAAAGGCTTTTATCATAGATCTTGGAGAAAACTATGTAAACCAATGTGCGAAAGAGGCCCATGTTTCAGAGATGTACACTTAAATAATATAACAATGTTAACAAAAGTAGTTTGGAGATTGATAAATAAACCAAAATCCATGCGGCCTCTTCCTTAAAACCTTAACACTttaagaagaaattccttctgaGAGCCAAAGCATCCCCTCTAACTCTTAGATATGGAAGGGCTTAAAATTTTTCAAACAAAATCGTATCTAGGAAGTGGGGGGGTGAGGAATAAATAAACATCTGGGATGAGATCTGGGCACCAAACTTGGAAGATTCTTTGGCACAATTCAGGAATAACTCCAACAACCATTTAACACTCGTTGTAGATCTTTTAGATGTCAACAAAAAGTGTAACTCCACTCTCATTCACTTTATCTTCCCTTCTTATATCGCTACCAAAATAAGTAATATCAAAGTTTTCACTTACTTTGATAATAATCCTAGGGTGGACAAGATAAAATGGATCTTAACCCCTTCAATTGAATTCACTGCGAAATCCATGTATAAAAAGCTGAATTCACCTGGCCTAGATTCAACCAATCTAAATATGCAGGATAACTTTTGAAAGGATTATGAAATTTATAAATTTCTCAAAGAATAAATTATTTTTTCTGGAAATGTCTGCAGAATGCGCTTCCCATAAACTTAGACTTTTCGAATTGTTAAAGATATATCACATTCTTGTTAATTTGGTTGTGGTAATAATGAAATTGTAGAATACTTGTTCTTTCATTGTCCTTTTGCTAAATCTGTGTGGCTTCTATCTCAAAATCCATATAGTTTAACTTTCCACCCTCAAGTATCTTTATTAATATATCTTTAAAGAATGGATCTCAGATTTCCAGTTCTCTATGACCTCTGAAATTACCATAGCCAAAATGTGGTTCACATCGAAAGGAAGATGTGTCATAGTTTTTTCAAGGAAAACGAAACACACCATATCAAGTACCCCTAAAATTACAAAGACATCCAAATTTCTGGTCTGATCAAATAACAATAATATTTAAAACAACATCACAAAGGAAATTTGGACAACTTGTATATAACCTGAAACAGGGACCCAAAATATTAATACCGATCCTTCTTGGATCTCCAAAAATTATGCATCTCCTAATTCTCAGAAATATTGCAAGTAAATTCAAAAAGGCAAGAGTAGAACCAATCTCAGAGAGCATCCCGGAAGAAGCAAAAGCATTAATAGGTCTTCTCCAAGCAGCAACTTGGGCCAAAGAGGAGCATGTGCATAATTTTAGTATAAAGGGTGATTATAAGAATCTCATGGATATTTTGAATGGATGATCTGTCTCAATTTCCTAGCAGAGTAAGTTGGGCGCTTTGGATGAAACAAACAAATTAATAGCGTGTTGCCAAAAATTTATTGGTTTGAAATTTGTTCGTAGGTATGGCAATGAAGTAGATAATACCCTTACCAAAAAAGCTAGAAACTTTATATGTGATCTTAATTGGGAAGGAATGCCTACCGATGGTATCTGATTTATCTTAATCTATATTATTGATAATGCTTATTTTTGTacgtattatggtgttttatgtgtatgtaggtgtttttggagaaataaactcttgCGAAAAAAATTTACTCAAAATATGATATTTGAACCTCCAGAGACACCTCAGAAATGTGTTAAAGGAACCCAGAAGAGTTGATAAAGACATCCATGAgttttactatttacaccccaaaattactaatTACAGCCTAAAACTACTGCTTGCATCCCACAAATTTCTTTGCACCACAAGATTGCTATTTGTATCACCAATTGCTAAAGAGACCCGTTTTCTGATAAGGGGCACCATTTTCTTCCCAATTTGAATAGGATTTTGGCGAGAAATTAGGATTTCATAggcagaaattagggttcggcTTTTGAAGGTGCTTGagggagattcaattgctggattttgttttgatggatcTGTTTGGGCTTAACATGGATGTTATGGTTGATTGATTTGATAGAACTGGGCTGGATAATCAAGTGAAAGAAAAATATAGGGCTCAGGTTTTTCCTTTAACTGCCACGAGTTGATTGAGATATTTTTCAAGGATTTCATAAGCTGCAGCCTGTTTGGTATTGTGTGGGATGAAGAAGGAACGTGTTGGAGtgtgttgattgaagaaaatagcgtggagaagataaaaaagaaaataattccTGTAACTCGGAAATAAAATATTACAGAATTTTGAGAAGTTATTATAGAGATTCGGacgtgttgttgggtataaaagggggtTATTGGAATCTAAAGAAAAAtaatcgagagtttggggaagtttagagagcAAGAATAGGAGAAATCAGAAGTTGCAGGAAAGTTCTTTGCTACAACgtgctcaagaacacgaagaacattgatctGCTCAGGTTAGTCACAGATCAACAAAACTGTCGCATCCAGTATTGCTTGCTAAAGACTTTTAGTGACAGCCGATTACCTTTTGCAACTGTTTCTCTGTAACAATGGGTTTTGTAATGCATTTTTAAAGCGTTACTATTCTCTGTTTTATTATAATTTCATCTTTTTAAACACATTTTGAACAATGAATTCATATTTTGAGCGTACTTCCAACATGATGAACTAAACCCAATTTCTGGGGTGACGGAGGAACCTATTCTGCCAATAAAAAAGTGGTatttcctattttattaatttatgcagtTATATTTATGATTTTGCTTTGAATAGAAATTGAGTTAataatttttgttaagcaattgtgatttctattgatggagcatgcttagcttagggttttgatgtcccatgctttcaaTTTACAGTTGTtacttctaaaaatctactttggcaatattttagaatcaaattgaacgtgtGAACAATTGCATAACTATAATTAAtgaatttaaatcactttgatatttataAATAGTGGAATTGTTAGCCTGATTTCTCTACAACCTTGATATCAACTTAAAATTGAGTTTTATTTATTTAGCTTTAGAAATTTAAATTAGAATCAAAATCTTTACaagtttgagaatcaaatcttttCCTTCCAGTTTCTATAACACATCACCTTCCATTAGACAAAGTCTTGAAATAGATCGTAATCACCCCTTCATATTAGATAACTCTACTCTTAAATCATACTAACAGTGTTTGTTAGTCTTTTACTATGAattaccctttttttttttttacttatttggCTTTTTTGACTTTCATGACCGTGGATGCTCTAATCCCTCTCCTACGAATTTAGTCGGGAGTAGAGGCTTAATGAGGCATATGGTCAAAATAGACCGAGACTTTATCTGGGGTGATCCCTCCAGGGTGGAGCCATCCCTATCCACTGTAAGAAAATAGAGAATTGGTATGTTTCCCTTTCGTTTCTAGGCCCGAAATAAGCTGATCTGCTGAGTCCAGTCCAGGAATCCATGAAATTCAGATGCAGGACATGTGGAACGGTCGTATAATGAACCTCGAGAGTTTTAATGGCTGTAGACCTCACACTTCAACAACCACTTTGTTATGAAATGCCTCTCAATTCATACAAGACTTCAGTTATCCAGGTGCCACAAAACCATGAGTAGGGTGTATACGTGGGACAAAATAAGGAATGATAGTTTGATCCAACGGACTATGTAAGTACCACCTGACCCCATGAACTGCCGTTGTTTTTCTTAGTTAGAGCCCATGACAAAGCACGTGCACCGTTAAGTCATTTAGTTAGGTGTGCAGGATTTTCTTGGCCACCCACTTACTTGCATGAGAATGGTCGGTAAGGTTTATACTCGtgcaatatttttttctttcttggccACCTATTTGTGGATATATAATTCGGAAACAGTTTTTCAAATATTGTTAAAACAAGGTTGttatggacgagtaaaaattagtatgggtgaaatggacaccaaaaaaatagcaagaatgaatctaGATTCATTctgatttaaacttaaaaaatagcgaggatgaaactcgATGCATCCTCatataaatcaaaaataaaaaaagatatttgAAATGGGTAGGATAAACTATTTACATCCTGGATGTGTTtatattctcgtccatttaaacagtataaaattttacatatctttttcatccagaaattattattattgggttaattgaccgaTTTTATGTATATAATTCGATGCTGCATAGAATGCAGGTATAATAATGCACACATTGACATTGATTCATGTAACCCTACCACCATAGGAGTTCATGTCCTAATTTAATCGAACTGTTTGACTGATATGAGGATACTAAATACTTTAAAGTGTTTTCTTTGATCAAAGGTTTATAATCTGAATAAAAAATATGCATACATATTTGAACAACTTTGTACGGTGACCTGCTAGATCCAAATCACGATCCCAAGTTCCAACAACATAACCGAATAATTGGTCGTTTGTACTTGTCTTTTCTCTTTTGTCTACCGCAAAAGAGCTTTTCTGATAGTGTTCTgatagtgccaagaggatatatacttttctgtgctaacttGGCTTTTCATTTGGTCGAGGCAGATTCTCGCATTTGAGGTAGGTAACTAGGTAGTTTTTAGTTCAAGAGTTTCCAATTTGAATATATAAAAAACAACAACCCCAAAATAACATGGAGTACTGATATTTGGGTATTATGACTTAAGACCACCAACATTATTAATGGGAGGTGCCAGTTTACGATGGAGATATCAGAATTTATataaaatcgattttttttagCTAGTCTTACATGCATTTGGGTATATTTCCCGATAAACTAAACTGACACCTGTTGGAAAATTGACACTAAAacagggtgaagaaaagaatgttgtattagGGTTCAAGGCTCTAATGTTGTACCATAACCACTGCAATAACTTGGTAGTACCACATTGAACttagtttatctttttcaaaatatAACATAAGTTGGGTTTCCGTTATTGGTGATCAAACTTCTTTCACAGACCTGAGTCCCATCTCCTTACACTTTATTGAATGCACATCCTTTGGTAGACACTTTGTGAAAGGGTCTGCCAAGTTATTTTTCGATTCAATATAGTTTACTGCAACTACTCCCCTTTTGAGTAATTGTCTGACAATCTGATGTCTAAGACTAGCATGtcttgactttccattataagtcttgtttGAGACCTTATAGATCGTGTCCTGATTGTCACAATTAATCATAACAGAAGGAACTGGCTTCATCCATAATGGGATTTCTACTAGTAAATTTCTAAGCCattctgcctccttacatgcatctgtAATgcaatcaattctgacaacattgttgaatcagaaatgcaggtctgcttcttggaactccaagacacaacaACACCTCCCAATGTAAATATCCATCCAATGGtagatttggatttggattctacattgttccagttcgCACCACTGTATCCTTTTAATACAGCGGGATATCTCTGGAAGTGTAAACCATAATTTATGGTTCCCTTCAAGTAAGCCAACACTCTTGAAATTGCTTTCCAATGTTCAATTCCAgggttacttgagaaacgacataacacTCCCActgcttgggctatgtccggtcttgtgcaatgcataacatacataagactgccaacaACACTGGAATACTCGAGTTGTTTATGAGCTCTATCAGTGTTCTTCGTTAACTTCACACTAGGATCTAGAGGGATAAGTGCTGGTTTGTGATCAAaatgaccatatttcttgagaaatttctcaatgtaatgagaTTCGGTTAagaccaactcatctcccttgcTTAAGATTTTAATTCCTAATATCACATCAGCCTCCCCtagatctttcatgtcaaagtttgaaCTAAGGAATTTCTTAGTTTGTTCCACAATAGACAAGTCAGACCCAAAAATaagcatgtcatcaacatacaagcatagaATCACGAACTCAGATTTATCTTCTGTACTATAGATACACTTATCAGCATCATTCACAACAAAACCATATGACAGAGCTACTTTGTcgaacttctcatgccattgcatgggaGCTTGCTTCAAGCCATAAAGAGATTTCACTAGTTTACacactttcttctcttggcctgacaatatgaaaccttcaggttgtttcatatatatctcttcttctaaatcaccatgtagaaaagcggttttgacatccatttgatgtacaaCTAGCTTATGAATAGAAGAtagtgcaatcaagcaacgaataGATGTGATTCATGCAACAGgtgcatatgtatcaaagtaatcaataccatgttGTTGTTCGTAACCCT includes the following:
- the LOC113291402 gene encoding uncharacterized protein LOC113291402, with the translated sequence MHDEGDPKTYAEAISSRDANFLKEAINDEKHSHLTYGTWIYCDLPPGAKQAPMQWHEKFDKVALSYGFVVNDADKCIYSTEDKSEFVILCLYVDDMLIFGSDLSIVEQTKKFLSSNFDMKDLGEADVILGIKILSKGDELVLTESHYIEKFLKKYGHFDHKPALIPLDPSVKLTKNTDRAHKQLEYSSVVGSLIIDCITDACKEAEWLRNLLVEIPLWMKPVPSVMINCDNQDTIYKVSNKTYNGKSRHASLRHQIVRQLLKRGVVAVNYIESKNNLADPFTKCLPKDVHSIKCKEMGLRSVKEV